Proteins from a single region of Hordeum vulgare subsp. vulgare chromosome 6H, MorexV3_pseudomolecules_assembly, whole genome shotgun sequence:
- the LOC123401473 gene encoding fimbrin-4-like has translation MSGFVGVVVSDPSLQGQFTQVELRSLKAKFVSLKRDSGHVTTKNLPGLMKKLRGLHEVVAEEEIAAFLSESYPDSDQEIEFESFLREYLNLQARVSAKEGNAAAAGGGGAGGRKNSSSFLKSTITTLLHNLNQAEKSSYVAHINTYLGEDPFLKKYLPIDPSGNQLFDLIRDGVLLCKLINVAVPGTIDERAINKKRVLNPWERNENHTLCLNSAKAIGCTVVNIGTQDLVEGRPHLVLGLISQIIKIQLLADLNLKKTPQLVELFDDSKDIDEVLSLSPEKMLLRWMNHHLKKAGYKKTVNNFSSDVKDGEAYAYLLKALAPETSPETTLETKDPDERAKMVLEQAEKLDCKRYLTPKDITEGSANLNLAFVAQIFQHRNGLTSDIKQVTLTQTASRDDVLVSREERAFRMWINSLGVESYVNNVFEDVRNGWVLLEVLDKVSPGSVNWKLASKPPIKLPFRKLENCNQVVKIGKELKFSLVNLAGNDIVQGNKKLIVALLWQLMRFNILQLLNRLRSHSKGSQGKQITDADILNWANSKVKASGRTSRMESFKDKSLSNGVFFLELLSAVQPRVVNWKVVTKGEADEEKKLNATYIISVARKLGCSVFLLPEDIIEVNQKMILTLTASIMYWSLLRQPQPEISEASEPSSMASDATSDIGSEDGASTAAPSESEEANSLSDSLSTLTTDDATSNAPAAENGNDATPNALPAGNGNDATPNAPPAENGNDATPNAPPAENGNNAT, from the exons ATGTCCGGCTTCGTCGGGGTCGTCGTCTCCGACCCCTCCCTGCAGGGCCAGTTCACGCAGGTCGAGCTCCGATCGCTCAAGGCCAAG TTCGTGTCTCTCAAGAGGGACTCCGGCCATGTCACCACCAAGAACCTCCCGGGGCTGATGAAGAAGCTCAGGGGGCTTCACGAGGTGGTCGCCGAGGAGGAGATCGCCGCCTTCTTGTCGGAGTCCTACCCCGACAGCGACCAGGAGATTGAGTTCGAGTCCTTCCTCAGG GAGTACCTGAATCTGCAAGCAAGGGTGAGCGCCAAGGAAGGAAACGCAGCCGCCGCCGGCGGTGGCGGGGCTGGCGGCCGCAAGAACTCGTCGTCGTTCCTCAAATCCACCATTACTACGCTGCTGCACAATCTCAACCAGGCGGAGAAGTCTTCTTATGTGGCGCATATTAACACTTACCTTGGCGAAGACCCATTCCTGAAGAAGTACTTGCCGATCGACCCATCCGGCAACCAGCTATTCGATCTTATTAGGGACGGTGTCCTGCTCTG TAAGTTGATCAATGTTGCTGTACCTGGGACCATTGATGAGAGAGCAATAAATAAGAAAAGAGTTCTTAACCCATGGGAGAGGAATGAAAACCACACACTGTGCCTCAACTCTGCAAAGGCCATTGGATGTACTGTTGTCAACATTGGCACCCAGGATCTAGTGGAAGGAAGG CCTCATTTAGTTCTTGGATTGATATCTCAAATCATAAAG ATTCAACTTTTGGCTGATCTTAATCTTAAGAAGACACCCCAGCTTGTGGAATTGTTTGATGACAGTAAG GATATAGATGAGGTGTTGAGCTTGTCACCCGAAAAGATGCTGCTTCGATGGATGAACCATCATCTGAAAAAGGCTGGCTACAAGAAAACTGTTAACAACTTCTCTTCGGATGTGAAG GATGGTGAAGCCTATGCTTATCTTCTAAAAGCTCTTGCTCCAGAAACTTCCCCTGAAACCACACTGGAGACTAAGGATCCTGATGAAAGGGCAAAAATGGTACTTGAACAGGCAGAGAAGTTGGACTGCAAAAGATACCTTACACCAAAGGATATCACTGAGGGTTCTGCCAATTTGAATCTTGCATTTGTTGCACAAATATTCCAGCATCG GAATGGTCTAACTAGTGACATTAAACAAGTTACACTCACACAGACAGCATCACGTGATGATGTTCTAGTATCCAGAGAAGAAAGGGCCTTTCGAATGTGGATCAACAGCCTTGGGGTCGAGTCATACGTCAATAATGTTTTTGAAGATGTTCGCAATGG ATGGGTACTTCTTGAAGTACTTGACAAAGTTTCTCCTGGATCTGTCAATTGGAAGTTGGCATCAAAACCTCCAATTAAGTTGCCATTTAGGAAACTGGAGAACTGCAATCAAGTTGTAAAAATTGGGAAGGAATTAAAGTTTTCATTAGTAAATTTAGCTGGGAATGATATTGTTCAGGGAAATAAGAAATTGATAGTTG CACTTCTGTGGCAATTGATGAGATTTAATATCCTTCAATTGCTAAACAGACTGAGATCCCACTCCAAAGGATCCCAAGGAAAGCAAATTACTGATGCGGATATACTGAACTGGGCAAACAGCAAAGTGAAAGCATCAGGAAGAACATCTCGAATGGAAAGCTTCAAG GACAAGAGCTTATCAAATGGAGTGTTCTTCCTTGAACTTCTTAGTGCAGTTCAGCCAAGGGTTGTGAACTGGAAAGTAGTTACAAAGGGGGAAGCTG atgaggaaaagaagctaaatgCTACCTACATCATTAGTGTTGCAAGAAAGCTCGGATGTTCTGTGTTTCTGCTGCCAGAGGACATTATAGAG GTGAACCAGAAGATGATCCTAACTCTTACAGCTAGCATCATGTATTGGAGCCTGCTGAGACAACCACAGCCTGAAATATCTGAAGCATCAGAGCCATCTAGCATGGCTTCGGACGCAACTTCTGACATTGGCTCGGAGGATGGTGCCTCAACAGCAGCACCGTCCGAGAGCGAAGAGGCAAACTCACTGTCCGATAGTCTGTCCACCCTGACCACAGACGACGCCACCTCAAATGCTCCAGCTGCAGAAAACGGGAACGACGCCACCCCAAATGCTCTACCTGCAGGAAACGGGAACGACGCCACCCCAAATGCCCCACCTGCGGAAAACGGGAACGACGCCACCCCAAATGCTCCACCTGCAGAAAACGGGAACAACGCCACATGA